A single Vanacampus margaritifer isolate UIUO_Vmar chromosome 7, RoL_Vmar_1.0, whole genome shotgun sequence DNA region contains:
- the aimp1a gene encoding aminoacyl tRNA synthase complex-interacting multifunctional protein 1a isoform X1, whose translation MVFSNNNETFCRKRRRYNRNRFLSRSFLKMSSPNPLARLEQRAAEADQIIEYLKQQVQLLKEKASVQASVREEKKLLVENAKLKQDIEDLKKQLLEKEKKRGVLDVAMPSAEVSVKSNATPPPPGGAAPSVTPTASSIQSPPPKNDSHNKKKPEKKEKKPQQMAAAGQDDVKVDVSRLDLRVGRIITAEKHPDADSLYVEQVDVGEPSPRTVVSGLVKHVPLDQMQNRLAILLCNLKPAKMRGVTSQAMVMCASSPDVVEILDPPSGAVPGDRVTFQGFSGEPDKELNPKKKVWEQIQPDLRTDGECVATYKGAPFEVAGKGVCRAQTMSNSGIK comes from the exons ATGGTGTTCAGCAACAACAATGAGACGTTCTGCAGGAAGAGAAGAAGATACAATAGAAACAG GTTTTTATCCCGTTCCTTCCTCAAAATGTCAAGCCCCAATCCCTTGGCAAGGCTGGAGCAGCGAGCCGCTGAGGCTGACCAGATCATCGAGTACCTCAAACAGCAAGTCCAGCTGCTCAAAGAGAAAGCCA GCGTCCAGGCCAGTGTCAGGGAGGAGAAGAAACTGCTGGTGGAAAATGCCAAGCTGAAGCAGGACATAGAGGACTTGAAAAAACAGCTACtggaaaaagagaagaagagggGAG TGCTTGACGTTGCCATGCCATCAGCGGAAGTCTCTGTGAAGTCCAATGCCACTCCTCCCCCACCCGGTGGTGCTGCGCCCTCTGTCACTCCCACCGCCAGCAGTATCCAGAGTCCTCCCCCCAAAAACGACAGCCACAATAAGAAGAAGCCTGAGAAAAAAG AGAAAAAGCCACAGCAGATGGCGGCAGCTGGTCAGGACGACGTCAAGGTGGACGTGTCTCGGCTGGATCTCCGCGTCGGACGCATCATCACGGCGGAGAAGCACCCGGACGCAGACAGTCTTTATGTGGAGCAGGTGGATGTTGGGGAGCCTTCGCCCAGAACTGTGGTCAGCGGGCTGGTCAAGCATGTGCCTTTAGACCAG ATGCAGAACCGCTTGGCAATTCTGCTGTGTAACCTGAAGCCAGCCAAGATGAGAGGGGTGACGTCCCAGGCCATGGTCATGTGCGCCAGCTCGCCGGACGTGGTGGAAATCCTCGACCCTCCGAGCGGTGCCGTGCCAGGGGACAGAGTCACTTTCCAGGGCTTCTCag GCGAGCCTGACAAAGAGTTGAACCCCAAGAAAAAAGTGTGGGAGCAGATTCAGCCCGACCTGCGCACAGACGGCGAGTGCGTGGCGACTTACAAGGGGGCGCCGTTCGAAGTAGCCGGTAAAGGAGTGTGCCGGGCACAGACCATGAGCAACAGCGGCATCAAATAA
- the aimp1a gene encoding aminoacyl tRNA synthase complex-interacting multifunctional protein 1a isoform X2 has product MFLSRSFLKMSSPNPLARLEQRAAEADQIIEYLKQQVQLLKEKASVQASVREEKKLLVENAKLKQDIEDLKKQLLEKEKKRGVLDVAMPSAEVSVKSNATPPPPGGAAPSVTPTASSIQSPPPKNDSHNKKKPEKKEKKPQQMAAAGQDDVKVDVSRLDLRVGRIITAEKHPDADSLYVEQVDVGEPSPRTVVSGLVKHVPLDQMQNRLAILLCNLKPAKMRGVTSQAMVMCASSPDVVEILDPPSGAVPGDRVTFQGFSGEPDKELNPKKKVWEQIQPDLRTDGECVATYKGAPFEVAGKGVCRAQTMSNSGIK; this is encoded by the exons AT GTTTTTATCCCGTTCCTTCCTCAAAATGTCAAGCCCCAATCCCTTGGCAAGGCTGGAGCAGCGAGCCGCTGAGGCTGACCAGATCATCGAGTACCTCAAACAGCAAGTCCAGCTGCTCAAAGAGAAAGCCA GCGTCCAGGCCAGTGTCAGGGAGGAGAAGAAACTGCTGGTGGAAAATGCCAAGCTGAAGCAGGACATAGAGGACTTGAAAAAACAGCTACtggaaaaagagaagaagagggGAG TGCTTGACGTTGCCATGCCATCAGCGGAAGTCTCTGTGAAGTCCAATGCCACTCCTCCCCCACCCGGTGGTGCTGCGCCCTCTGTCACTCCCACCGCCAGCAGTATCCAGAGTCCTCCCCCCAAAAACGACAGCCACAATAAGAAGAAGCCTGAGAAAAAAG AGAAAAAGCCACAGCAGATGGCGGCAGCTGGTCAGGACGACGTCAAGGTGGACGTGTCTCGGCTGGATCTCCGCGTCGGACGCATCATCACGGCGGAGAAGCACCCGGACGCAGACAGTCTTTATGTGGAGCAGGTGGATGTTGGGGAGCCTTCGCCCAGAACTGTGGTCAGCGGGCTGGTCAAGCATGTGCCTTTAGACCAG ATGCAGAACCGCTTGGCAATTCTGCTGTGTAACCTGAAGCCAGCCAAGATGAGAGGGGTGACGTCCCAGGCCATGGTCATGTGCGCCAGCTCGCCGGACGTGGTGGAAATCCTCGACCCTCCGAGCGGTGCCGTGCCAGGGGACAGAGTCACTTTCCAGGGCTTCTCag GCGAGCCTGACAAAGAGTTGAACCCCAAGAAAAAAGTGTGGGAGCAGATTCAGCCCGACCTGCGCACAGACGGCGAGTGCGTGGCGACTTACAAGGGGGCGCCGTTCGAAGTAGCCGGTAAAGGAGTGTGCCGGGCACAGACCATGAGCAACAGCGGCATCAAATAA